From the Verrucomicrobiia bacterium genome, the window TCACGGTGCGGGAGGAATACCAGGGCATTTACATCGGCGACAAGCTGATCGGCTTCAATCTGGCCGTTCTCGAAAAGAAGGAAGACAAGGACAAGCCGGAAAACGCCCCTGCCAAAATCTATTACGAGCTGCGCCAGAACACCTACATGACGTTTCTCTTCCTCGGCCAGGAGCGCGAGATGCTGGTGAAAAGCAAGGCGATGCTCGACGAGCGCCTGGAGCTGCAGTCCTTCGAGATGAAATTCACGAGCGGTGAAAACTGGACCGAAATGAACGGCCAGATCGCCAAAGACCACCTGAACATGGTCATCCAATCCAAAGAAGGCGAGCCGATCCGCAAGATCGTCCCGGTCGAGCGGCCGCTGTTTTTTTCCGAGTCGCTCAATATGATCTGGACGCCGGAAAATCTCAAGACCGGAAAAACCGGCAAGGTCCACATGTGGAACCCGCTGCTCATGAGTTTCGAGGACATGGAATTCCGCGTCGGCCCCAAAGTAAAAATCCCTTACGAAGGCAAGTCCACGGAAGTCTACGACCTGCGCCTCACGCAGCAGGGCATCGAGACGCGGTATTGGGCCACGCCCGAAGGCGTGATCATCAAGCATGAAAGCCCGACCGGCCTTTTCATGATCAAGCAGGACGCGTGGAAAATCTTCGACAAGATGCGCGAAGAGCGCGGCAAGCTCGCCGACCTTCCGAACCTTTATTCGACGCCGTCCAACCGCACGTTCGAAAATCCGGCGGCGCTGAAAAAAATCAAAGTGAACGTTCGCACACCGAAAGAGGAAAAAACACTCGTCCTCGAAAAGCCGTCGCTCGAAGACTTGCGCAGCGTCCCGCTTCCCGTGCCGGAAGAAATTCTCGACCAAATCCCGTCGGACCTTCCGCTGGGCGCGGGCGGGCTGAGAGCCAAGCCCTATCTCGAATCCACGGAATTCATCCAGTCCGACAGCCCTTTCATTGCCAAACAGGCCAAGGAGGTCGTGGGGCACGAAAAATCCGCGCTCGAAGCGGCGCGGAAATTGAACGCTTGGGTCAACCGGTGGATTTCCCCTTCGCCGAGCGTGAGCATCCCGTCGGCGCTGCAGGTCTACAAAGTGCGCAAAGGCGACTGCAACGAATACACCGCGCTTTTCACGGCCATGGCGCGCTCGCTCGGCATTCCCACGAAAATGGTCGCCGGGCTCGTGTACCAGAACGGCCGCTTTTTCTACCACGCCTGGCCGGAAGTTTTCCTCGGGCGCTGGGTGGGCATGGATCCGACGTTCGACCAGGAGCCGAACGACGTGACGCACATTCCCCTTGTCGAGGGCAATCTGGACGAACAGATCGAACTCATCCGCAAGGTCGGCCAAATCCAAATCAACGTTTTGGAAACAGAATAGGCTCACCCCTCACCCTCCCCTCTCCCCGTTTGCGGGGAGAGGATAAAGGAGAGGGGAATGAGATCAAGGAGGCTTTATGAACGCGATGGTCGAATTCGAAAATGCGCGCAAGGAATACGGAAAAAAAGTCGCGGTCGTGAACCTGAACCTTTCCATCCCGCAGGGCGAGCTGTTCGTGCTGGTCGGCCCCAACGGCGCGGGCAAGACGACCACGCTGAAAATGCTCGTGGGCCTCTTGCGCCCGACACAGGGAAGCGTGCGCGTCGGCGGCCACGACATGAAGACAGATCCCCTGAAAGCCAAGGCGCTCATGAGCTTTGTGCCGGACGTGCCGTACGTTTACGACAAGCTGACGCCGCGCGAACTGCTCCGCTTCGTGGGCAAGCTGTACGATCTGGATTCCGTCGTGATCAACGCGCGCACCGAAGAGCTTCTTTCCTTTTTCTCTCTCGATCACGTGCGCGACACCCTGATCGAGGAGTTCTCTCACGGCATGAAGCAGAAAGCAATTTTATCGGCGGCCCTTTTGCACAATCCCAAAGTCCTCGTCCTCGACGAGCCCATGGTCGGCCTGGACCCCATGAGCATCAAGAGCTTCAAGGATTTCCTGCAGCGCAAAAGCAAGGAAGGCACGACCATCATTTTTTCCACGCACACGCTTTCCATGGCCGAAGAGCTGGCGCAGCGGGTTGGCATCATCAACAAGGGCGAGCTCATCGCGCTGGGCTCCATGCAGGAGCTGCGGCAGAAATACCAGTCCCGGGAAAATCTCGAGAACATGTTCATGGCGCTTGTGGAAAAAGAGGAAGCGGCGGGAAGATCATGAAAAAACTGGGCCTTCTCCTCGAACTCAAGGCCACCGCGGTCAAGAATACCTTCCAGCGGCTGCGCCTGCGATCGCGCGTCGAATTCTTCACGCTGATCTTTTTCTTCGGGCTCCTGGGCGCCGGGCTTTTCTTCTTTTTCTTTTTCAGCTTCCGCTTTTTCAGCAGGCAGGAGCCTTTCGGCCCCATCCTGCTTGACGAGACGTTCTATCTTTTCACGTTCGCGCTTTTCGTCATGCTCCTCATCTCGTCCGCCGTCTCGGCCTACACGTCCCTTTTCCGTTCCGGCGAAGTCACGTTCCTGCTCACGCGCCCGCTCGGCTGGGACGAGATCTATTTCTTCAAGCTCAACGAAGCGCTGTGGTACAGCTCCTGGGCCCTGCTTTTCATCGCGGTCCCTTTCATGACGGCCTACGGCATGGTCAAGCATGCCGGCCCGTTTTTCCCGGCGATCTGCTTCGTGTTCACCATGCCCTTCATCGTCCTGGCCGGATCGCTGGGAACGCTGATCATGCTTGCCCTTCTTTATCTTCTGCCCGACAGGAAACGGCAGCGTCTCGCGTTGTTTGCCGTCGTCGTTTTTCTGGCGTGGTTCTTTTTCAGGATCCGCCCCGAGGTCATCAAAGAGCAAGGCTCTCTCGCAGGCGTGCTGAGCGGTTATCTCCCGCACGTGACGTTCGCCAAAAACCCTCTCTTTCCTTCGTCGTGGACGACACGCGGCATCATCTTCTTCAGCCAGAGCCAGGCTCCGGGCGACACGTTCTTTCAGGAGGGTAAATTTTATTTCCTCTTGCTGCTGTCGAACGCGCTTTTCTTCCTCATTCCTTCGTATTCAGCCGGCGCCCGGCTTTATCCCAAGATTTATTACCGCATCCAGGATCTCGCGGGATCGGAAAAGATCCGCCGCGCGCGTGCGCCCCGTTTCTTCGAAAAGATCGCGGACGCGATGCCCTGGCCGCCCAAAGCCGTGACCGCCTTTCTTGAAAAGGACCTCAAGACGTTTTTCCGCGATCCCTCGGAGTGGAGCCAGATGATCATCTTCTTCGGGCTGCTGCTGCTCTATTTCTCGAACTTGAAAAACATGGAATTCCACGTCCTGAAAAGCTTCTGGAAGAATATCGTGTTCGTCCTGAACAGCGTGGGCACGTACATCGTTCTGTCGAGCTTCAGCATGCGTTTTATTTTCCCCATGCTGTCGCTGGAAGGCGCGCGCTTCTGGATCATCGACCTGTCGCCGATCCGGATCTCGCAGCTCCTTCTCGAAAAATTCCTGCTCGGCACGCTGATCTCCGCGTTTTTTACCGTGCCTCTGCTTTTCCTCTCCGGCTGGATGCTGGAGATCCCCCTCGACCGGATCCTTTACACGACGGGTCTCGGATTTTTCGTGTGTGTGGCGCTCACCGGGCTTTCCGTCGGGTTCGGCGCAAAATTTCCCAATTTTAAGTCCACGAACCCTTCGGAAATTATTTCCGGGTTCGGCGGTTCCGTGCTGCTGGTTTCCCATCTCGCCTACCTCGCACTGGTCGGCACGTTCCTCATGCTCTCGCGCGAGGCGCATGCCGTGGTTTTCCTGACCGCGGCCGCGGGGAGCCTGCTCATCGGAACGCTGCCGCTTTACTGGGGCATGGCTTCGCTCAAAAAAATGGAATTCTGATTTCGATCGGACGGATCATGAAACGCAGCAGGACGGCCCCGGCTTTCTTTTTTCTTTTTCTTTCCCTCCTTCCTCTTTCCCGGGCGGAAGAAGCCGCCGCGCCTTTCCGGCTCGTGAAAGAAAAGGCCGGCATCCAGGAATACGAGCTCGTCTCCAACGGCCTGCGCGTCCTGGTCATGCGCGACGCTTCGCTTCCCCTGGCTTCAGTGCTCGTCACCTACAAAGCGGGCTCGCGCTTCGAAACTGGCGGCACCCGCGGGATCGCCCACCTCATCGAGCACATGATGTTCAAGGGCACGCCGCGCTACCACAAAGACAAAGGCACGGCGGTTTTCGCGGTGCTCCAGTCGCTCGGCGCGGGCATCCACGGCGGAACATGGAAGGACGGCATGGAATTCGTGGAAATTTTTCCTCACGACCAGCTCGAGACCGTGCTGGACATCGAGGCCGACCGCATGCGGAATTCGCTTTTACAGGACAAAGACCTGAAGTCGGAGATGCCGGTCGTGCAAAGCGAATTCGATCTCATGGAAAATTCCCCGGGCGAGATGCTCTACAACGCGGTCTGGGGCGAGGCGTTCCAAGTCCATCCCTACCGCTATTCGCCCATCGGCCTGCGCCCGGATATCGAAAAGGCGCGGCATGACGACCTGAAAAAATTCTACGACGTTTACTTCCAGCCAGGCAATGCGGTGCTGGCCGTCTTCGGCAACATCGAAACGCCCCAGGTCCTGAAAATCGTCGAAGAAAAATTCGGCGCGATCCCCGCCGCCCCCGCGATCCCGGAAGTGAAGGAGCGCGAGCCCGAGCAAAAGGAAATGCGCCGCGTCGAGCTTCATAAAGAAGAGCCCGTGGAAATGGTCATGGTCGCGCATAAAATCCCGCCGGCGGCGCATCCGGACACGGCCGCGCTGGAAG encodes:
- a CDS encoding transglutaminase-like domain-containing protein; this translates as MLKPAFLIGTTAFWLMMTSQLIQREFFQLTPIQSSYQVLPLYGFTVREEYQGIYIGDKLIGFNLAVLEKKEDKDKPENAPAKIYYELRQNTYMTFLFLGQEREMLVKSKAMLDERLELQSFEMKFTSGENWTEMNGQIAKDHLNMVIQSKEGEPIRKIVPVERPLFFSESLNMIWTPENLKTGKTGKVHMWNPLLMSFEDMEFRVGPKVKIPYEGKSTEVYDLRLTQQGIETRYWATPEGVIIKHESPTGLFMIKQDAWKIFDKMREERGKLADLPNLYSTPSNRTFENPAALKKIKVNVRTPKEEKTLVLEKPSLEDLRSVPLPVPEEILDQIPSDLPLGAGGLRAKPYLESTEFIQSDSPFIAKQAKEVVGHEKSALEAARKLNAWVNRWISPSPSVSIPSALQVYKVRKGDCNEYTALFTAMARSLGIPTKMVAGLVYQNGRFFYHAWPEVFLGRWVGMDPTFDQEPNDVTHIPLVEGNLDEQIELIRKVGQIQINVLETE
- a CDS encoding ABC transporter ATP-binding protein, with the protein product MNAMVEFENARKEYGKKVAVVNLNLSIPQGELFVLVGPNGAGKTTTLKMLVGLLRPTQGSVRVGGHDMKTDPLKAKALMSFVPDVPYVYDKLTPRELLRFVGKLYDLDSVVINARTEELLSFFSLDHVRDTLIEEFSHGMKQKAILSAALLHNPKVLVLDEPMVGLDPMSIKSFKDFLQRKSKEGTTIIFSTHTLSMAEELAQRVGIINKGELIALGSMQELRQKYQSRENLENMFMALVEKEEAAGRS